The following are encoded together in the Robertmurraya sp. FSL R5-0851 genome:
- a CDS encoding YkvI family membrane protein — protein MKKKWGAALQLAAVYVGTVVGAGFATGKEIVEFFSRFGFIGLIGILISGYIFIFLGSKLMRLAARMRAKSYQELNTFLFGPYLGGAINILMLFMLLGVSAVMLSGAGAVFQEQLGLSRSLGIMLTIALSFIVMIVGTKGLFAVNTFVVPMMICFSFMLFLVTIQQPHFLEQLLFIPPADDGWKSVVNPFSYTAFNIGLAQAVLVPVAAEIEDEDTVKWGGIIGGAALTLILLSSHATLIMLPNLEIYEIPMAAIMKDLAYGFYWIYVLIIYGEIFTSVIGNVYGLEKQLNHYLKLPSIVWVCIIFVISYLGSFVNYGTLLSYLYPIFGYVTIIFIVLLWMKPLDSVKK, from the coding sequence GTGAAAAAGAAGTGGGGGGCAGCGCTTCAGCTTGCTGCAGTTTACGTAGGAACTGTTGTAGGTGCTGGGTTTGCCACAGGAAAGGAAATCGTAGAGTTTTTCTCCCGATTTGGTTTTATTGGACTAATAGGGATTTTAATTAGTGGTTATATTTTTATCTTTTTAGGCTCTAAACTCATGCGGCTAGCAGCAAGAATGCGAGCTAAATCATATCAGGAGTTAAATACATTTTTGTTCGGCCCTTATTTAGGCGGGGCTATAAATATTTTAATGTTATTCATGTTACTCGGAGTGAGTGCTGTTATGTTAAGCGGTGCCGGTGCCGTTTTTCAGGAGCAGCTAGGTCTTTCGAGAAGTTTAGGAATCATGCTAACGATAGCTCTTTCTTTTATCGTCATGATTGTTGGAACCAAAGGTTTATTTGCCGTTAATACTTTTGTGGTACCGATGATGATTTGTTTTAGTTTTATGTTATTTTTGGTTACGATTCAGCAACCTCATTTTCTTGAACAGCTTTTGTTTATTCCTCCGGCTGACGATGGATGGAAGTCTGTTGTTAACCCGTTTTCCTATACGGCTTTTAATATTGGGCTTGCCCAAGCGGTGCTTGTCCCAGTTGCAGCAGAAATAGAAGATGAAGATACGGTAAAGTGGGGGGGAATTATTGGGGGTGCTGCGTTAACGCTTATTCTGCTTTCTAGTCATGCGACATTAATCATGCTCCCTAATTTAGAAATATACGAGATACCAATGGCTGCTATTATGAAAGATCTAGCTTATGGTTTTTATTGGATTTATGTACTGATTATTTATGGAGAGATTTTTACATCCGTTATTGGTAATGTATATGGTCTTGAGAAGCAACTCAATCATTACTTAAAACTTCCTAGCATTGTTTGGGTATGCATTATTTTTGTCATTTCATACTTAGGTAGTTTTGTAAATTATGGAACATTGCTTTCCTACCTATACCCGATATTTGGTTACGTCACGATCATATTTATTGTTCTTTTGTGGATGAAGCCTCTGGATTCCGTCAAAAAATAA
- a CDS encoding CPBP family glutamic-type intramembrane protease, giving the protein MLQKKLDARIIFGILLAHVLLFITFQEKNVFWYLFTASMLFLITYTILQEEMDDQQPIQIYLTYGVLSGVSLFGLFYLGNIIIHIIDLPLKGSVAKLYKQMSPTQIWQYIVLFLIIIPGEEIFWRGFILKRLIGRLKILPSILLSTLLYTSVNIYSGSSHLILASIVAGLVWSSLYVWKRSIPLLIVSHLVFDLFLLVLLPLS; this is encoded by the coding sequence ATGCTTCAGAAAAAATTGGATGCAAGAATAATTTTCGGTATTTTACTTGCCCATGTATTGTTATTCATTACTTTTCAAGAAAAAAATGTGTTTTGGTACCTATTCACAGCTTCGATGCTGTTTCTAATTACTTACACCATTCTTCAAGAGGAAATGGATGACCAGCAACCCATTCAAATTTATTTGACGTATGGTGTGTTATCAGGAGTAAGTTTATTTGGCTTATTTTACCTAGGTAATATCATCATACATATCATTGATCTTCCGTTAAAAGGATCGGTTGCTAAGCTTTATAAACAAATGTCTCCTACTCAAATATGGCAATACATCGTCTTATTTCTTATCATCATTCCTGGGGAAGAAATCTTCTGGCGAGGATTTATTTTAAAACGACTTATTGGACGGTTAAAAATCCTACCCAGTATTTTGCTATCAACTTTATTATATACTTCTGTCAACATATACTCAGGGTCAAGCCACCTGATCCTCGCTTCAATTGTTGCCGGTCTAGTTTGGTCAAGCCTCTACGTTTGGAAGAGGAGCATTCCTTTACTAATTGTTTCACACCTTGTATTTGATTTATTTTTGTTAGTCCTGCTTCCATTAAGTTAG
- a CDS encoding YkvS family protein — MKRAEVGNVIEFRDGLQGIVEKVNENSVIVDLTYMDNYRDLELDQRTVVNHKNYKVIKESSF; from the coding sequence TTGAAAAGAGCTGAAGTGGGGAACGTGATCGAATTTAGAGACGGGTTACAGGGAATTGTTGAAAAAGTAAACGAAAATTCAGTAATTGTAGACCTTACTTATATGGACAATTATCGGGATCTTGAATTAGACCAAAGAACTGTTGTAAATCATAAAAACTATAAGGTTATTAAAGAATCTTCATTTTAG